Proteins encoded within one genomic window of Bacillus sp. SM2101:
- a CDS encoding TIGR04086 family membrane protein, producing METKKMSGAVLYGVLTILIIVLGMSMLFSLLLRFTNLNELSLSWVITIVGFIAVFIGGFVSGGKGKEKGWLVGAMTSIVYTFIVFLVQYLGYDSPFTLQQLLFHTGFLVTSIFGGIIGVNISSSPTRET from the coding sequence ATGGAAACAAAAAAAATGAGTGGAGCAGTACTCTATGGAGTATTAACAATTTTAATTATTGTCTTGGGAATGAGCATGTTATTTTCCTTACTTCTTAGGTTTACTAACTTAAATGAATTGTCTCTTTCTTGGGTTATTACAATCGTTGGGTTCATCGCTGTCTTTATTGGAGGATTTGTTTCAGGAGGTAAAGGAAAAGAAAAAGGATGGCTAGTCGGTGCCATGACTAGTATTGTGTATACTTTCATTGTTTTCCTCGTACAATATTTAGGATACGATTCTCCCTTTACATTACAGCAGTTGTTGTTCCACACTGGCTTTTTAGTTACTTCTATTTTTGGAGGGATCATAGGAGTGAATATTTCCTCCTCACCAACAAGAGAAACTTAA